In one window of Oryza sativa Japonica Group chromosome 9, ASM3414082v1 DNA:
- the LOC4347243 gene encoding phosphatidylinositol 4-phosphate 5-kinase 7 has product MDGHGGGGGGGGGGAGGVGKLTRTPSSLLRSPTVRNCASFQAVVVEDPEPDDKKEQAQAKPPPHLHPHLLRAAAVPAHPLLLLALPLAVLLLLLLLRDDHHHLLLLATAAAAALAAAAGAARLLRGRLRLRRSSGSGSVQWFIGDEDDKPQKRDKGKGGAHGRVVREGVEFYSNGDCYEGEFHKGRCNGSGVYTFFGKGKYEGDWVDGKYDGYGIESWARGSRYRGQYRQGLRHGHGVYRFYSGDCYAGEWAGGQSHGIGAQTCSDGSSYVGEFKCGVKHGLGSYHFRNGDRYAGEYFGDKIHGFGVYSFANGHCYEGSWHEGKKQGFGMYTFRNGDKRSGDWDSGTLKTPLSPTDPSVQRAVQAAQLAAENAFHLPRVDEQVHKAVMAANRAATAARVAAIKAVQNRMDGKFCDTYV; this is encoded by the exons atGGATGGGcacggagggggaggaggaggtgggggtgggggtgcgGGTGGTGTGGGGAAGCTGACGCGGACGCCCTCGTCGCTGCTGCGCTCGCCGACGGTCCGCAACTGCGCGTCGTTccaggcggtggtggtggaggacccGGAGCCCGACGACAAGAAGGAGCAGGCGCAGGCCAAGCCCCCGCCGCACCTGCAcccgcacctcctccgcgccgccgccgtcccggcccacccgctcctcctcctcgcgctccccctcgccgtcctcctgctgctcctcctcctccgcgacgaccaccaccacctcctcctcctcgcgacgGCCGCGgctgccgcgctcgccgcggcggccggagccgCGCGGCTCCTCCGCGGGCGCCTGCGGCTCCGCCGCTCCTCGGGATCCGGGTCCGTGCAGTGGTTCATCGGTGACGAGGACGACAAGCCTCAGAAGCGGGACAAGGGGAAAGGCGGGGCGCACGGCCGCGTCGTGCGCGAGGGCGTGGAGTTCTACAGCAATGGGGACTGCTACGAGGGGGAGTTCCACAAGGGCCGCTGCAACGGCAGCGGCGTCTACACCTTCTTCGGCAAGGGCAAGTACGAAGGGGACTGGGTCGACGGCAAGTACGACGGCTACGGCATCGAGAGCTGGGCGCGCGGCAGCCGCTACCGCGGCCAGTACCGCCAGGGCCTCCGCCACGGCCACGGCGTCTACCGCTTCTACAGCGGCGACTGCTACGCCGGCGAGTGGGCCGGTGGCCAGAGCCACGGCATCGGCGCGCAGACCTGCTCCGACGGAAGCTCCTACGTCGGAGAGTTCAAGTGCGGTGTCAAACACGGCCTCGGCAGCTACCATTTCAG AAATGGTGATCGGTATGCTGGGGAGTACTTTGGGGACAAGATCCATGGATTTGGTGTCTACAGCTTTGCCAATGGCCACTGCTACGAAGGCTCCTGGCATGAAGGCAAGAAGCAAGGATTTGGGATGTACACATTCCGCAACGGCGACAAGCGATCGGGGGACTGGGATTCAGGGACTCTGAAGACCCCCCTTAGTCCAACTGATCCTTCTGTTCAGCGTGCTGTacag GCAGCGCAACTAGCTGCGGAGAACGCGTTTCACCTGCCGAGAGTAGACGAGCAGGTTCACAAGGCGGTCATGGCTGCTAATAGGGCAGCCACGGCTGCTCGGGTAGCGGCGATCAAGGCGGTCCAGAACAGGATGGATGGGAAATTCTGTGATACCTATGTGTGA